GCAGACACCATCCTTGTCGGGTACTTCCTTACAAATTACGAGGTTGGGATCTATGGCATCGCACTGCAGTTTTCAGCAATAGCAACACTTGCAGCCGCAGCAATGATAAACGCCCTCTTTCCGCAGTTAAGTCTGTGGCATAAGGAAGGAGAATACAGTATGATTGAAAATGCGGTCAAAAAATCACTCGCCTATGCGCTTATCCCGGCATTGCCGGCAGTCACCGGAGGCATTATCCTCAGCGATAACATCCTCTACTTCCTCTATGGCGCAGATTTTGCAGAGGGCGCAGCAGCGCTGCGGATAATACTTCCGGCACAGATATTCAGTATATTTTTACTGACCGGAATCATGTGTTTAAACGCATTCAACCGCCCAAAGGAGAGCTTCCGGGTTACAATATCGGCAGCAGCCTTAAACATCTGCTTAAACCTGCTGCTCATACCTCTCTTCGGTATAAACGGTTCTGCACTGGCATTTCTGGCAACAATGGCATTGTCTGCATTGTACTCAGCAGTATTGCTGAGAGATACACTGCCACTAAAGCCTGATATTCCGGTTGTAAAAGATATAATCACATCCTCTGCCATGATGGCAGTATTTATTCTGGCTCAAAGAGAGGTATTTGCCCCTGATTCCTGGCCAGTCCTGTTTGCAATAGTTATTTCAGGGGCATTGCTTTACTCCGGAATACTCTGTACGAAAAACCGGATGATAAAAGAGGATATTCAGGAGGTCCTGAAAAAATCCGGGATGATAAAAAGCTGAGAACACGCACCGGAATTATCAGAATAATATAATTCCGGACATTAAAACTGATCTACTGTTCAATACCGGAAATGCACTCTGCCGACAGTGATGCAAGTTCGGTCTTCTTCTCTATCTCCGCAACAGACTTAATCGCCTCAAGCACATGCACAGACTCTTCGAGAAATCCAAGAATGTCAGCCGGATAGAGATCTATACCATATTCGTCCTGCAAAACATCACCGATCTGATGGTGATCAAGCCCGGTCATCCTCAGCTCAATAATCGTCTTTGCAAACTTCTTCTCCGGACATCCGCATAAAGGACTGCCTTTGCAGTTGCAGTCAAGAAAGTCCCTGAAGATATTTAACAGCTGCTCCTTTAGTCTTTTGTCCATCCTGCGGTAATTCATACAGGACGTGACAGCCTCAAGAAAAGGGCCGGTGAATACTGACTCAGGCACCCTGTAACCGACAATATTCTGGAGATATTTAGCCCTTCTGAAACGGGCTTTTCGTGCAATCATAAAAAAATATATATTATATTTTAAGCTTCACCAAACTGCTCATCAAAGTTTTTGAGTGACTTTAAAGACTCAGCCATCTCATCAACTTCAATCAGCCAGTCGTCAAACATGGTCGGTTCTTCAAAGTCACCGCGGAGGTACTTGCCGCAGCATGAACCGCCGTCAAGAACCTTTGCACCGATGTCAGCGGCAATCTTCAGTGCAGCCTCAGGGTCTTCATCGGAGATGGCACGTCCCTCCTTTACAAGGTCCTTTATTTCCCCTTCACCGATTTCACCCCTGATATAATTCTTGCATGACATAAAGAGAACAAGGAAGCGCATCTGGACGCCGCCGAGAATATCGGTCAGTTCATCCTCAGGCAGATCTGCCATAATGATCTCCTCAACCTCATTTAACTTTGCAAGAGCCATATCCTGATTATAACTTCCATTCTGAACAAGTTTGATAATCTTCAGAACGGAGACATTGATGTCCTTTGTAAAGTTGTCAAGTGATGCAAGCCCCTCAGGCATCTCTTCGCTCTCCGGGTCGCCTTCAAAATCCATCTCCTTTAAAGTAAGAATCCAGTTGTCCCATCTCTCCTGTGTATAGAAATAATAGAGAACTGACTGCGGTTCACTCTTGTCTTTATCTTTCTTCTTTTTCCCTGCCATAATTACTTCACTATTTCTGATTCATATCATAAAAGGTATTTCTATTTTCACACATTCTCAGGAAGAAAAACCTGTTGCCAGTTAAGCCATCTGAAATAATCCGGCCCCGTTCTGACAGAAAAAGAGGCACTTCTCAGAGATTAACTGCCGGGAATTATTAAATTACCTGAAACTTAAGTACAGCGTACAAAATGAATAAAGCTGTAATGATCAGATACGGGGAGATATTCCTCAAAAGTGAATCAGTCCAGAGGCATTACCTCAGAATACTTGACAATAATATCAAAAACGCCCTCAAAACAGGTGGAATAGAGCACAGAATAGAGAGACACAGGGGCAGAATTTTAATCTACGGAGACAACCCTGAAGGAATTGTCAGCATAGTCACAAAAATATTCGGTGTCCTTGACGCCTGTATTGCTGAAGTTACAGAACCTGACAGGGAAATTCTCGAGAAAAAAGCTGCTGAGATCGCTGCAAAGTCATTAAGACCGGGAATGAGCTTTGCTGTAAGGCCAAAGAGGTCCAATATGAAAGGCTTTACAAGCCAGGAACTTGGTGCATCAACAGGCGACAGGATATGGGAACTTGTCCCTGACTTAACAGTTGACCTTAAAAATCCTGATTACGAGATATTTGTCGAGGCAAGAACAGAGGGCGGCCTTATATATGACAGAAGGATAAAAGGGCCGGCCGGACTTCCGGTTGGGACACAGGGGGAAGTCCTCTCGCTAATCTCCGCCGGGATCGACTCTCCGGTGGCCGCATGGCTTGTCATGAGAAGGGGATGCACATCCTCGTTCATATTCTTCAGGGGAAAAGGATACTTTGGCAGAGATACTGAAGATGCAATGCTTGAAAATATGAAAAATCTTTCACAGTGGTGTCCGGGCAGAAAGATCAGACTTTATTCCATAGATCTGGAGGATTTCTACACCGAAATTCTGGATAAGATAACACCAAGGTACCTCTGCCTTGTATGCAAGAGGTTTATGATGCACCTCTCATCACTCATCGCTGTCAGAAAAGGAATGTACGGCATTGTTATGGGCAACAACCTCGGACAGGTGGCCTCGCAGACACTTGCCAATATGGCGGTTACAGAAGAGATTGTCCCGCCCGGACTTCCGCTTCTTCAGCCTCTCCTGACGTGGGATAAAGAGGAGATCGTTGACCTTGCAAGAAAGATCGGCACATTCAGGGAATTCGCAGGCGATCTTGACTGCTCAGTCGTCCCCAAACATCCGGCAGTCTCAGCTACAATTGCCGACCTTAAAGCAGAAGAGGAGAAACTGTATTATGCCACCCTCACAGAAAAATGCATGGAGTCCTTAGAAGAGATAAAAATAATGAATGGAGAGATTATCGACTCAGATAACTGAGAGGCAATTATCCTCTGCAATCTCCCTGAAGGATGCTGCCACATGATCGGTCTGCTTCCTGGTAAGGCCGTATGTATTATACTTCCATACCCTTGTCGAACCGGGGATAACACCTGTAATACCCCTCTTTTTCAGTTCACTGGAGAAGAAATATCCCCTCTTTTTATGGTTCTGTGCCACTTTGTCAAACGATTCTATGGTATTTATTCTTGTGAGGGTATGCTCCCTTGGACTGTCGCTCTGGCAGACTGTGCCCTCTATCGAAGTTAAGGCATCTGTGATTATCCTGCTGTGCTCAACCTCACGATCCCACTCAGTAACACGCTTCTGAACCTCCGGAAAAGATGCTATAAGGCCCATGACTGTCACGCCCATAAGAGTGCAGCCCATCATCTCAACCTCCTTTATGCCAAATGTCCGGCCGGTTACATCACCTTTGGCAGTGATTGTCCGGAAGACAACATCAGCATACTCCTCATTTGCCGCAAGAACACCTGACGGCGCAGGTGCTGCCATGCTCTTGTGACCTGACCCGACTATGAAATCAACACCGAGAGCTTTTCCGTCAACGGGCATAACTCCGACAGAATAGGCACCATTCAGCAGGACAGGAATGTCGTACTGATGTGCGGCCTTTACAATGCCCTTTATGTCGTGAATATTGCCATACTGGTAGTCCACATGCTCGACATAGAGCAGAGGGGGCGTCTTACCAAATTTTGCAATGACTTCCTCAATCCTCTCAGCCGCATTGTCACCGGTTATATGATTATTCTCATCCTTTGGGATCTCACACGGAATACCCCCGGACTGCTCAACAGATACAAACTCGGTATAATGTGACAGTGCTGTAAGAATCACAGGGTCACCCTTCTGAACGAGTGAGCTGGCAACTGCCTGAAAACCACGCCTTGCTCCGGGGACTACCCTCAGCTGGTCCATATTGAGCCATTTTGCACAGTCTTCATGAAACTCTGCAATAGGCGGCTTTCTGATATAATCAAGCCTGAACGGCTTTAAGCAGTTGTCACAGACCGAATACCCGTCTGAATAGGCAATAACAGCCTTCTGTGCCTCATTTGTCAGCCGGCCACCGGCCTGAATCGGATCTATATTGATATATAATTCCTCAACTTCCCTCGTATCAATACTGCCTGTGCACTTCATTTTAAGATCTCCTGCTCAAGGATTGAAACCTGTTTTTTCAGCTTTTCTATCGTTTTTTCGGCCTTCTGCCTCTCTGCCTCGTCAAAATCATGATCAGGAGCAGTCTTCCTGAAAAGAGATCTGATATCGGTCAGAAGAAACAGAGCCTGAAATAATGCATCAACGGCTCTCTGCGACATAAATCCACCTGGTTAAACTAACTGCATATAATTGATTTTTGTCAATTAAAAAAGTGGCCTTATGAGGTATTTTATCAGAAAATTTATGACCAAAAATAAAACGATGAAATACTGTAAAAGATATAATTTTAATAAATGATTCCCGGATTTGGAAAATATGCCTCTATAAACAGAACGATACTCATCGGAATAATAATCGGGATTATTTCAGGATTTGGGGCATACCTGTTCTTTCAGGGATTAAAATACGGCTCTTTATTTGTTTCGGAATATCTTCTCGGATATCATATGCCGCATGAAGGCGAGACCATCCGGATAATATCACAATGGTCTCCTCCGGCGACAATATGGCTCATTCTTCCGGTAATATGCACAGGTGCACTGATTTCGGGGTATATTGTGTACCGCTTCGCGCCTGAGGCAGAAGGGCATGGCACTGACGCAGCAATTAAGGCCTTTCACAAAGGAAGCAAAGTCAGGTGGCGCGTCCCGGTTGTAAAGGCCATCGCCTCAATAATCACCATATCAAGCGGCGGAAGTGCCGGCAGGGAAGGTCCGACAGCACAGATCTCTGCAGGTTTTGGTTCAATTGCCGCAGATTTCCTGAACCTCTCTGAGAGGGAGAGAAGAATTGCTATCGCAACCGGAATTGGGGCAGGTATAGGTACAATATTTAAAGCACCTTTAGGCGGAGCAATTCTGGCGGCTGAAATCCTTTATACAAGAGACTTTGAGGCAGATGCCATACTTCCGGCATTCATAGCATCAATAACAGGATATACTATATT
The sequence above is a segment of the Methanoplanus limicola DSM 2279 genome. Coding sequences within it:
- a CDS encoding oligosaccharide flippase family protein; translation: MRIPALKEIIPRILCIDKLQRQTIISLTSLLILTLTGFISTIYFAHVLGAEGLGGYKIFLAYLAVFSLLSEGGISAAMIKRISEGGDSGSYYSASLFLRAVLIAGVISGIIIAKPAFIDLTESGLYYLLILAVISGGIYNLIISANYGAGMVGMSQISALGNETGRITSQVLTVFFGFGSAGLAAGHIAGFITGAAIAFRYRTVRLARFGMEHIRSIYTYAKWSFLSCAGTTITAYADTILVGYFLTNYEVGIYGIALQFSAIATLAAAAMINALFPQLSLWHKEGEYSMIENAVKKSLAYALIPALPAVTGGIILSDNILYFLYGADFAEGAAALRIILPAQIFSIFLLTGIMCLNAFNRPKESFRVTISAAALNICLNLLLIPLFGINGSALAFLATMALSALYSAVLLRDTLPLKPDIPVVKDIITSSAMMAVFILAQREVFAPDSWPVLFAIVISGALLYSGILCTKNRMIKEDIQEVLKKSGMIKS
- a CDS encoding DUF5814 domain-containing protein; its protein translation is MIARKARFRRAKYLQNIVGYRVPESVFTGPFLEAVTSCMNYRRMDKRLKEQLLNIFRDFLDCNCKGSPLCGCPEKKFAKTIIELRMTGLDHHQIGDVLQDEYGIDLYPADILGFLEESVHVLEAIKSVAEIEKKTELASLSAECISGIEQ
- a CDS encoding DUF2150 family protein, which translates into the protein MAGKKKKDKDKSEPQSVLYYFYTQERWDNWILTLKEMDFEGDPESEEMPEGLASLDNFTKDINVSVLKIIKLVQNGSYNQDMALAKLNEVEEIIMADLPEDELTDILGGVQMRFLVLFMSCKNYIRGEIGEGEIKDLVKEGRAISDEDPEAALKIAADIGAKVLDGGSCCGKYLRGDFEEPTMFDDWLIEVDEMAESLKSLKNFDEQFGEA
- the thiI gene encoding tRNA uracil 4-sulfurtransferase ThiI, whose product is MNKAVMIRYGEIFLKSESVQRHYLRILDNNIKNALKTGGIEHRIERHRGRILIYGDNPEGIVSIVTKIFGVLDACIAEVTEPDREILEKKAAEIAAKSLRPGMSFAVRPKRSNMKGFTSQELGASTGDRIWELVPDLTVDLKNPDYEIFVEARTEGGLIYDRRIKGPAGLPVGTQGEVLSLISAGIDSPVAAWLVMRRGCTSSFIFFRGKGYFGRDTEDAMLENMKNLSQWCPGRKIRLYSIDLEDFYTEILDKITPRYLCLVCKRFMMHLSSLIAVRKGMYGIVMGNNLGQVASQTLANMAVTEEIVPPGLPLLQPLLTWDKEEIVDLARKIGTFREFAGDLDCSVVPKHPAVSATIADLKAEEEKLYYATLTEKCMESLEEIKIMNGEIIDSDN
- the pscS gene encoding O-phospho-L-seryl-tRNA:Cys-tRNA synthase; this encodes MKCTGSIDTREVEELYINIDPIQAGGRLTNEAQKAVIAYSDGYSVCDNCLKPFRLDYIRKPPIAEFHEDCAKWLNMDQLRVVPGARRGFQAVASSLVQKGDPVILTALSHYTEFVSVEQSGGIPCEIPKDENNHITGDNAAERIEEVIAKFGKTPPLLYVEHVDYQYGNIHDIKGIVKAAHQYDIPVLLNGAYSVGVMPVDGKALGVDFIVGSGHKSMAAPAPSGVLAANEEYADVVFRTITAKGDVTGRTFGIKEVEMMGCTLMGVTVMGLIASFPEVQKRVTEWDREVEHSRIITDALTSIEGTVCQSDSPREHTLTRINTIESFDKVAQNHKKRGYFFSSELKKRGITGVIPGSTRVWKYNTYGLTRKQTDHVAASFREIAEDNCLSVI